From Desulfuromonas soudanensis, the proteins below share one genomic window:
- a CDS encoding O-antigen translocase, with product MTPELIDKKSSRWAMFYSTSIIGSASILSVVVGLVRIKVAAILLGPIGIGMIGLLQSIVASVSTMAGMGVTNSGTRYVAQSLSDQKQLSTVRAALFWGTFFLAGVGGFFVWSFREQIAVNILGESGYSLKMGWIALGVVLSVGTGSQTALIRGMHRPRDIALVTVFGAVLGTLFACTSILGLGENGVFLFVVSAPLATFLVGHWFARKLPKVERHVGIKYVCSDFFKIIRLGFVLMLAGLGVVLGHLWLRTEISQELGVTQLGYFQAAWMISSTYIGFVLTAMGNDYYPRIAARINDSRCINQMVNQQTEIALLLGAPILLGMFLFSPVAVIILYSPEFLPAAELVRLFVFGDLIKMTAFPQRYVVMSSGRGIYFLFVETLPICLLLLVVMMFKGAHGLYAVGWGYVGMNVLILVMSAVFVKVKYGFVWDGFALRIFYLTLILLLCSFFVVNIDNKLLFLGFSMLIMLISVVFNIRRLLFLCAENQPKISIFNAVDRIYFLLKKQFSVFR from the coding sequence ATGACCCCTGAATTAATAGATAAAAAATCCTCACGTTGGGCCATGTTTTACTCCACCTCAATAATCGGGTCTGCCTCAATTCTGAGTGTAGTGGTCGGCTTAGTTAGGATTAAAGTTGCTGCCATATTGCTTGGTCCCATCGGAATAGGGATGATAGGTTTGCTGCAGAGTATCGTTGCATCTGTATCTACGATGGCGGGGATGGGTGTGACTAACTCAGGAACACGCTATGTCGCACAGTCTCTATCGGACCAAAAGCAGCTTTCTACTGTGCGCGCAGCCTTGTTCTGGGGCACGTTTTTCCTCGCAGGGGTAGGTGGTTTTTTTGTTTGGTCCTTCCGTGAGCAAATTGCAGTAAATATTCTCGGCGAATCTGGTTATTCCTTAAAAATGGGATGGATCGCCCTTGGGGTGGTTCTTTCAGTCGGGACTGGTTCGCAAACGGCTCTGATTCGAGGGATGCATCGTCCAAGAGATATTGCATTGGTTACAGTCTTTGGCGCTGTATTAGGAACCCTTTTTGCCTGTACAAGTATATTAGGACTTGGTGAAAATGGGGTTTTTCTTTTTGTTGTGTCAGCCCCTCTTGCGACTTTTTTAGTCGGGCACTGGTTCGCGAGGAAATTGCCTAAAGTCGAACGGCATGTGGGAATAAAATATGTATGTAGTGATTTTTTTAAGATAATCCGTCTTGGCTTTGTATTGATGTTGGCAGGGCTCGGGGTTGTACTTGGCCACCTCTGGCTCAGAACAGAAATTAGCCAAGAACTTGGGGTGACCCAGCTTGGGTACTTTCAAGCAGCATGGATGATTTCGTCAACATACATTGGGTTTGTGCTGACTGCCATGGGAAATGACTATTATCCGAGGATCGCTGCAAGAATCAACGACTCGCGGTGTATAAATCAGATGGTTAATCAACAAACTGAAATTGCTCTTTTGCTCGGCGCTCCGATCCTGTTAGGGATGTTTCTTTTTTCTCCCGTGGCCGTCATAATACTCTATTCGCCTGAGTTTTTGCCGGCGGCTGAACTTGTGCGATTGTTTGTTTTTGGTGATTTGATAAAAATGACTGCATTTCCTCAGCGTTATGTTGTTATGTCTTCTGGCCGAGGTATCTATTTCCTGTTCGTCGAAACGCTGCCTATCTGTTTATTATTATTGGTCGTCATGATGTTTAAAGGAGCTCATGGTTTATATGCTGTTGGTTGGGGTTATGTCGGGATGAATGTATTGATACTGGTAATGTCGGCTGTGTTTGTGAAGGTCAAGTATGGTTTTGTATGGGATGGTTTTGCTTTGCGCATTTTTTATTTAACTTTAATATTATTGTTGTGCTCATTTTTTGTGGTAAATATTGACAATAAATTGTTATTTTTAGGTTTTTCGATGCTTATCATGTTAATAAGTGTCGTATTTAATATACGTCGTCTATTATTTTTATGCGCTGAAAATCAACCAAAAATATCAATTTTCAATGCCGTAGACAGAATTTATTTTTTATTAAAAAAACAGTTTTCTGTTTTTCGATGA